From a single Paraburkholderia sp. FT54 genomic region:
- a CDS encoding SDR family NAD(P)-dependent oxidoreductase: MSRTETALIVGAGKGLSASLARLFATEGMQVALAARDTSKLADLIGETGALPVSCDASRPDEVTALFERVESTFGAPDLVVYNASGRYRAALEAIEPQKLEDAFKVTAFGGFLVAQAAAVRMLARGHGTILLTGATASVKGLPGSTPFAMGKFALRGMAQSMARELAPKNIHVAHFVIDGGIASSARGPEDGDADDKWLDPDAIAREYLHIHRQHRSAWTWEVELRPWVERF; encoded by the coding sequence ATGAGTCGCACTGAGACTGCATTGATTGTGGGCGCGGGCAAGGGCTTGAGCGCCTCCCTCGCACGCCTGTTCGCGACGGAGGGTATGCAGGTCGCGCTCGCGGCGCGCGACACCAGCAAGCTGGCAGACCTGATCGGCGAAACGGGCGCCCTGCCCGTGAGTTGCGACGCCAGCCGGCCGGACGAGGTCACGGCACTCTTTGAGCGCGTGGAAAGTACATTCGGCGCCCCCGATCTGGTTGTCTACAACGCGAGCGGCCGCTATCGCGCGGCGCTCGAAGCGATCGAGCCACAAAAACTCGAAGACGCTTTTAAAGTAACCGCCTTCGGCGGCTTTCTCGTCGCCCAGGCCGCGGCTGTGCGCATGTTGGCTCGCGGCCATGGCACCATTCTCCTGACCGGCGCGACTGCCAGCGTGAAAGGACTGCCCGGGTCGACACCCTTCGCCATGGGCAAATTCGCGCTGCGAGGCATGGCCCAAAGCATGGCGCGAGAACTTGCGCCAAAGAATATTCACGTTGCGCATTTCGTGATCGACGGCGGCATTGCCAGCAGCGCGAGAGGTCCGGAAGACGGCGACGCGGACGACAAATGGCTGGACCCCGACGCCATTGCGAGGGAATACCTTCACATTCATCGTCAGCACCGCAGCGCGTGGACGTGGGAGGTCGAACTGCGGCCATGGGTTGAGCGGTTCTAG
- the lhpH gene encoding trans-3-hydroxy-L-proline dehydratase, producing MKISRTIQTVEVHTGGEAFRIVTSGLPRLPGDTIVKRRAWLKENADEIRRALMFEPRGHADMYGGYLTEPVSPNADFGIIFLHNEGYSDHCGHGVIALSTAAVELGWVQREIPETRVGIDAPCGFIEAFVKWDGEHAGNVRFVNVPSFIWKQDVTVETPSFGSVTGDIAFGGAFYFYTDGEPHGLAVRESSVEELIRFGAEVKQAANKAFPVEHPDIPEINHIYGTIIANAPRHAGSTQANCCVFADREVDRSPTGSGTGGRVAQLYLRGKLGKDDTLANESIIGTVFKGRVLSETTVGDFKAVIPEVEGNAFVCGFATWIVDERDPLTYGFLVR from the coding sequence ATGAAAATTTCACGCACTATCCAGACTGTTGAAGTTCACACCGGCGGCGAGGCATTCCGCATTGTCACCAGCGGCTTGCCGCGTCTGCCTGGCGACACGATCGTCAAGCGGCGCGCATGGCTGAAGGAAAACGCCGACGAGATCCGCCGGGCGTTGATGTTCGAACCGCGTGGGCACGCGGATATGTACGGCGGGTATCTGACGGAGCCGGTCAGCCCCAATGCCGACTTCGGCATCATCTTCCTTCACAACGAAGGCTACAGCGACCATTGCGGCCATGGCGTCATCGCGCTGTCGACGGCAGCGGTCGAACTGGGTTGGGTTCAGCGTGAAATACCCGAAACGCGCGTCGGCATCGACGCGCCGTGCGGGTTCATCGAAGCATTCGTGAAGTGGGATGGCGAGCATGCCGGCAACGTTCGCTTCGTCAACGTGCCGTCGTTTATCTGGAAGCAGGACGTGACCGTCGAGACGCCGTCGTTCGGTTCGGTGACGGGCGATATCGCGTTCGGCGGCGCGTTCTACTTTTACACCGACGGCGAGCCGCATGGTCTCGCGGTGCGGGAGTCGTCGGTGGAAGAACTTATCCGCTTTGGTGCTGAAGTCAAGCAGGCTGCGAACAAGGCGTTTCCTGTCGAGCATCCCGACATTCCCGAGATCAACCACATCTACGGCACCATCATTGCGAACGCACCGCGGCATGCGGGCTCGACGCAAGCCAACTGCTGTGTGTTTGCCGATCGCGAGGTGGACCGTTCACCGACCGGCTCCGGAACCGGAGGCCGGGTCGCGCAGCTTTATTTGCGTGGGAAACTGGGCAAGGACGACACGCTGGCGAACGAGTCGATTATCGGCACCGTGTTCAAAGGGCGCGTCCTGAGTGAAACGACGGTGGGCGATTTCAAGGCCGTCATTCCGGAAGTCGAAGGCAATGCGTTTGTCTGCGGCTTCGCGACCTGGATCGTCGACGAGCGTGACCCGCTCACCTACGGATTCCTGGTTCGATAG
- the rhmD gene encoding L-rhamnonate dehydratase produces the protein MAMPTIRHVRAFIVRGGGADYHDQPGGHWIDDHISTPMARYPEYRQSRQSFGINVLGTLVVEIEANDGTVGFAVTTGGEIGAFIVEKHLARFLEGQLVTDIEKMWDQMYFSTLYYGRKGVVLNTISGVDLALWDLLAKVRKEPVYQLLGGPVRDELVFYATGARPDLAKEMGFIGGKLPLQHGPAEGEAGLKQNLEKLADMRSRVGDDFWLMYDCWMSLDVPYATRLAQAAHEYGLKWLEECLPPDDYWGYAELRRNVPRGMMVSTGEHEATRWGFRMLLEMQCCDLIQPDVGWCGGITELIKISALADAHNVMVVPHGSSVYSYHFVVTRHNSPFAEFLMMAPKADEVVPMFTPLLLDEPVPVNGRMKVPDAPGFGVRLNPECALVRPYPR, from the coding sequence ATGGCCATGCCTACCATCCGGCACGTGCGTGCCTTCATCGTCCGCGGCGGCGGTGCGGATTATCACGACCAGCCCGGCGGACACTGGATCGACGATCACATTTCCACGCCGATGGCGCGTTATCCGGAGTATCGCCAGAGCCGCCAGTCGTTCGGGATCAACGTGCTCGGCACGCTGGTGGTGGAGATCGAAGCGAACGACGGCACCGTCGGTTTCGCGGTCACGACGGGCGGCGAGATCGGTGCGTTCATCGTCGAGAAACATCTCGCGCGTTTTCTCGAAGGCCAACTCGTGACAGACATCGAGAAGATGTGGGATCAGATGTACTTCTCGACCTTGTACTACGGCCGCAAAGGCGTGGTGCTGAATACGATCTCGGGCGTCGATCTCGCGTTGTGGGATCTGCTCGCGAAGGTCCGCAAGGAGCCGGTGTACCAGCTATTGGGCGGTCCCGTGCGCGACGAGCTCGTGTTCTATGCAACCGGTGCGCGGCCTGATCTGGCGAAGGAGATGGGGTTCATTGGCGGCAAGCTGCCGTTGCAGCATGGTCCGGCCGAAGGCGAAGCGGGCCTCAAGCAGAATCTGGAGAAGCTCGCCGACATGCGCAGCCGCGTCGGCGACGACTTCTGGCTGATGTACGACTGCTGGATGAGCCTCGACGTGCCGTATGCGACGCGGCTTGCGCAAGCGGCGCACGAATACGGCCTGAAATGGCTCGAAGAATGCCTGCCGCCCGACGACTACTGGGGTTACGCCGAACTGCGCCGCAACGTGCCACGCGGCATGATGGTGTCCACTGGGGAACACGAAGCGACGCGCTGGGGCTTTCGCATGCTGCTGGAGATGCAATGCTGCGATCTGATTCAGCCGGATGTCGGCTGGTGCGGCGGCATCACCGAATTGATCAAGATCTCCGCGCTCGCCGATGCGCACAATGTGATGGTGGTGCCGCACGGTTCATCGGTGTATAGCTATCACTTTGTAGTCACGCGGCACAACTCGCCGTTCGCCGAGTTTCTGATGATGGCGCCCAAGGCCGACGAGGTCGTGCCGATGTTCACGCCGCTGCTGCTCGACGAGCCGGTGCCGGTGAATGGACGCATGAAGGTGCCGGACGCGCCGGGTTTCGGCGTGAGGCTGAATCCGGAATGCGCATTGGTGCGGCCTTATCCGCGCTGA
- a CDS encoding amidohydrolase family protein: MQVVDSHIHLWDLKTHRYPWLQNPGVSFVGDARDLKHDYLLDDLLNEAGDIEVLKLVHVEANHDPADPVEETRWLQSIADREESRGMPSAIVAAVDLSAPNAPALLEAHASFANTRGIRQILNVHENRLFDYVGRHFMREPSWREHFALLRRYDMSFDLQLYPSQMEEAAALAREHGDTQFVVNHAGMFVDRNSVAGYRAWRDGMRLLAGCPNVAVKISGLAMFDHQWTVESLRPYVLETIDTFGVERAMFASNFPVDRLFGSYADLWHAYAAIVEGASVAEKQALFCGNAERCYRI; the protein is encoded by the coding sequence ATGCAGGTGGTCGATTCGCATATCCATTTGTGGGATCTGAAAACGCATCGCTATCCGTGGCTGCAAAACCCGGGCGTGTCGTTCGTGGGCGACGCGCGTGATCTCAAGCACGATTACCTGCTCGACGATCTGTTGAACGAAGCGGGCGATATCGAGGTGCTGAAACTCGTGCACGTCGAAGCGAATCACGATCCCGCCGATCCGGTCGAAGAAACACGCTGGCTGCAATCCATTGCGGATCGCGAGGAATCGCGCGGCATGCCGAGCGCGATCGTCGCGGCGGTGGATTTGTCCGCGCCGAACGCACCGGCTCTGCTCGAAGCGCATGCGTCGTTCGCCAATACGCGTGGCATCCGGCAGATTCTGAACGTGCACGAGAACAGGCTGTTCGATTACGTTGGCCGTCATTTCATGCGCGAGCCGTCATGGCGCGAGCACTTCGCGTTGCTGCGCCGTTACGACATGTCGTTCGATCTGCAACTGTATCCGTCGCAGATGGAAGAGGCGGCAGCGTTGGCGCGTGAACATGGTGACACGCAGTTTGTGGTCAACCACGCGGGCATGTTTGTCGATCGCAATAGCGTGGCCGGCTATCGCGCATGGCGCGACGGCATGCGTTTGCTCGCGGGCTGTCCGAATGTCGCCGTGAAGATCAGCGGACTCGCGATGTTCGATCACCAGTGGACTGTGGAAAGCCTGCGGCCTTACGTGCTCGAAACGATCGATACGTTCGGCGTCGAGCGCGCGATGTTCGCCTCGAACTTTCCCGTCGACCGGCTATTCGGCTCGTACGCGGATTTGTGGCATGCGTATGCGGCGATTGTCGAGGGCGCGAGCGTCGCCGAAAAACAAGCGCTGTTTTGCGGGAATGCGGAACGTTGCTATCGCATCTGA
- a CDS encoding ABC transporter permease — translation MMRHSSTHPAPVRAPVPKRAASSPGGLVASVAKSRETTLFVVLILLIVGTGLAKPQFLNLQNLRDVLLNVSIISLLTAGMTVVILMRHIDLSVGSTVGVSAYAVGSLYVAFPHMPVIVALAAGLGIGLVAGTINALLVAVGRVPSLVATLSTLYIFRGADYAWVHGGQINATSLPDAFSRLATGTFLGIPTLALIAIVVLIGLAIYLKQFRGGREHYAIGSNPEAARLAGVNVERRVMAGFLLSGAIAGFAGALWLARFGTVDASTAKGIELQVVAAAVVGSVAITGGVGTILGATLGALVLGVISIALVVLHVSPFWEQAIEGALIVAAITADTLLARSVAKRMMRKRDHG, via the coding sequence ATGATGCGCCATTCTTCCACTCATCCCGCGCCGGTGCGGGCGCCGGTTCCGAAGCGCGCGGCGAGTTCGCCAGGCGGCCTGGTCGCGAGCGTGGCGAAGAGCCGCGAGACGACACTCTTCGTCGTACTGATCCTGTTGATCGTAGGCACCGGGCTCGCGAAGCCGCAGTTCCTGAATCTGCAGAATCTGCGCGACGTGCTGCTGAACGTGTCGATTATCAGCTTGCTGACGGCCGGCATGACCGTGGTGATCCTCATGCGGCATATCGATCTGTCGGTCGGATCGACGGTCGGCGTCAGCGCGTATGCGGTTGGCAGTCTATATGTCGCGTTTCCGCATATGCCGGTGATCGTGGCGTTGGCGGCGGGGCTCGGCATCGGTCTTGTAGCGGGCACCATCAACGCGCTGCTCGTCGCGGTGGGCCGCGTGCCGTCGCTTGTCGCAACGCTGTCCACTCTGTACATTTTTCGCGGCGCGGACTACGCGTGGGTGCACGGCGGACAGATCAACGCCACCAGCTTGCCCGACGCGTTTTCGCGTCTCGCCACCGGCACGTTCCTGGGCATCCCCACGCTCGCGTTGATCGCGATCGTCGTGCTGATCGGCCTCGCCATCTATCTGAAGCAGTTTCGCGGCGGCCGCGAACACTACGCGATCGGCTCGAATCCCGAGGCGGCGCGTCTGGCAGGCGTCAATGTCGAGCGTCGCGTGATGGCGGGCTTCCTGTTGTCCGGCGCGATTGCCGGTTTTGCGGGCGCGTTGTGGCTGGCCCGCTTCGGCACCGTGGATGCCAGCACCGCCAAGGGCATCGAATTGCAGGTGGTGGCCGCCGCCGTGGTGGGCAGCGTCGCGATCACCGGCGGCGTCGGCACGATTCTCGGCGCCACGCTCGGCGCGCTCGTGCTCGGCGTGATCAGCATCGCGCTGGTGGTGCTGCACGTGTCGCCGTTCTGGGAGCAGGCCATTGAGGGCGCGCTGATCGTCGCCGCGATTACCGCCGATACCTTGCTGGCCCGCTCCGTTGCGAAACGCATGATGAGGAAACGCGACCATGGCTAA
- a CDS encoding sugar ABC transporter ATP-binding protein: protein MQQPTSAVPRLELRHASKSFGRVRALSDGDLALWPGEVHALLGENGAGKSTLVKILAGVHQPDTGELLVDGAARRFATPAEARDAGLAVIYQEPTLFFDLSIAENIFMGRQPVDRIGRIQYDAMRREVDGLLASLGVDLRADQLVRGLSIADQQVIEIAKALSLNANVLIMDEPTAALSLPEVERLFAIVRKLRERDVAILFITHRLDEVFTLTQRVTIMRDGAKVFDGLTADLNTESIVARMVGRDLETFYPKAERPPGEVRLSVRGLTRLGVFKDISFDVRAGEIVALAGLVGAGRSEVARAIFGIDPLDSGEIWIAGERLAAGRPAAAVRAGLALVPEDRRQQGLALELSIARNASMTVLGRLVKHGLISTRSETQLANQWGTRLRLKAGDPNAPVGTLSGGNQQKVVLGKWLATGPEVLIIDEPTRGIDVGAKAEVYSALAELVRDGMAVLMISSELPEVLGMADRVLVMHEGRISADIARADADEERIMGAALGQPGQPTSPLGHAA, encoded by the coding sequence GTGCAGCAACCCACATCCGCTGTGCCGAGGCTCGAATTGCGGCATGCAAGTAAATCGTTCGGGCGGGTTCGCGCGCTATCGGACGGCGACCTTGCGCTCTGGCCGGGCGAAGTGCATGCCTTGCTCGGCGAAAACGGCGCGGGCAAATCGACGCTCGTGAAGATTCTCGCGGGCGTACACCAGCCGGATACCGGCGAGTTGCTGGTGGACGGCGCGGCGCGCCGCTTTGCGACACCCGCCGAGGCGCGCGACGCCGGGCTCGCGGTCATCTATCAGGAGCCGACGCTGTTCTTCGATCTGTCGATCGCGGAGAACATTTTCATGGGACGGCAGCCGGTCGACCGCATCGGCCGGATTCAGTACGACGCGATGCGTCGCGAGGTGGACGGCTTGCTGGCGTCGCTCGGCGTCGATCTGCGCGCCGATCAGCTGGTGCGCGGTTTGTCGATTGCCGATCAGCAGGTGATCGAAATTGCCAAGGCGTTGTCGCTGAACGCCAATGTGCTGATCATGGACGAGCCCACCGCGGCGTTGTCGCTGCCGGAAGTGGAGCGGCTCTTTGCCATCGTGCGCAAACTGCGCGAGCGTGACGTGGCGATTCTCTTCATCACGCACAGGCTCGACGAAGTATTCACGCTGACACAACGCGTCACGATCATGCGCGACGGCGCGAAAGTCTTCGACGGTTTGACCGCCGATCTGAACACCGAGTCCATCGTTGCCAGGATGGTCGGCCGCGATCTGGAAACGTTCTATCCCAAGGCCGAGCGGCCGCCCGGCGAAGTGCGGCTGTCGGTGCGCGGCCTCACGCGGCTGGGCGTATTCAAGGACATTTCCTTCGACGTGCGCGCCGGCGAGATCGTGGCGCTGGCCGGACTGGTCGGCGCGGGGCGCAGCGAAGTCGCGCGGGCGATCTTCGGCATCGATCCGCTCGATTCGGGCGAGATCTGGATTGCCGGCGAACGTCTGGCGGCAGGCCGGCCCGCCGCCGCGGTACGCGCCGGACTGGCGCTGGTGCCGGAGGATCGCCGGCAGCAGGGGCTCGCGCTGGAATTGAGCATCGCGCGCAATGCCTCGATGACGGTGCTCGGACGGCTCGTCAAACACGGCCTCATCTCGACGCGCAGCGAGACGCAGCTCGCCAATCAGTGGGGCACGCGTCTGCGCCTGAAGGCGGGCGATCCCAACGCGCCGGTCGGCACGTTGTCGGGCGGCAATCAGCAGAAGGTCGTGCTCGGCAAATGGCTGGCCACCGGGCCGGAAGTGCTGATCATCGACGAACCCACGCGGGGCATCGACGTCGGCGCCAAGGCCGAGGTGTATAGCGCGCTCGCCGAACTGGTGCGCGACGGCATGGCAGTGCTGATGATCTCGAGCGAATTGCCGGAAGTCCTCGGCATGGCCGACCGCGTGCTGGTGATGCACGAGGGGCGTATCAGCGCCGATATAGCGCGCGCCGACGCCGACGAGGAACGCATCATGGGCGCCGCGCTGGGCCAACCGGGACAACCGACTTCACCGCTGGGACACGCCGCATGA
- a CDS encoding SDR family NAD(P)-dependent oxidoreductase, with amino-acid sequence MLLKDKVVIVTGGSRGIGRAIAVACATEGADVAINYWGDNDASYGRRSAVAEVVGEIEALGRRVIAIEGNVAARETGQELVRHTVEAFGKVDVLASNAGICPFHAFLDMPPEVLESTVAVNLNGAFYVTQAAAQQMKEQGTGGAIVATSSISALVGGGMQTHYTPTKAGVHSLMQSCAVALGPYGIRCNSVMPGTIATDLNAEDLADEAKKAYFEKRIPLGRLGRPEDVADCVTFLASDRARYVTGAALLVDGGLFVNLQ; translated from the coding sequence GTGCTGCTCAAGGACAAGGTCGTGATCGTCACCGGCGGCTCGCGCGGCATCGGCCGCGCCATAGCGGTTGCTTGCGCAACCGAAGGCGCGGACGTGGCGATCAACTACTGGGGCGATAACGACGCATCGTATGGACGCCGTTCCGCCGTCGCGGAAGTGGTCGGCGAAATCGAGGCGCTGGGGCGGCGCGTGATTGCGATCGAGGGCAACGTCGCCGCGCGCGAAACCGGTCAGGAACTGGTGCGCCATACGGTCGAAGCCTTCGGCAAAGTCGACGTGCTCGCCAGCAACGCCGGCATCTGTCCATTCCACGCGTTTCTCGACATGCCGCCGGAAGTGCTGGAGTCGACGGTGGCCGTCAATCTGAATGGTGCGTTCTACGTCACGCAAGCCGCCGCGCAACAAATGAAGGAGCAGGGCACGGGCGGCGCGATCGTGGCGACGAGTTCGATCAGTGCGCTGGTGGGCGGCGGCATGCAAACGCATTACACGCCGACCAAGGCGGGCGTGCATTCGCTCATGCAATCCTGCGCGGTGGCTTTGGGACCGTACGGCATTCGCTGCAATTCGGTGATGCCGGGCACCATCGCAACCGATCTGAATGCGGAAGACCTCGCCGACGAAGCCAAGAAAGCCTACTTCGAAAAGCGCATTCCGCTCGGCAGACTGGGCCGCCCGGAAGATGTCGCCGATTGCGTGACGTTCCTCGCTTCCGACCGCGCGCGCTATGTGACGGGCGCGGCGTTGCTGGTGGACGGCGGTCTCTTCGTCAACCTGCAGTAA
- a CDS encoding SDR family NAD(P)-dependent oxidoreductase, which translates to MNRIDLEGRVVAITGGARGIGYAVAQRALNSGASVALWDVDAERLARSQRELSELGKVTAVTVELTQEAVVAQAVAQTVADHGAIDVLINCAGITGGNGTTWELEPDVWRRVIDVNLIGPYLTCRAVVPQMLKQGYGRIVNIASVAGKEGNPNASHYSASKAGLIGLTKSLGKELATKNILVNAVTPAAAKTEIFDSMSQQHIDYMLSKIPMNRFLLPEEAASLILWLSSEDCAFSTGSVFDLSGGRATY; encoded by the coding sequence ATGAATCGAATCGATCTGGAGGGGCGCGTCGTCGCCATTACCGGCGGCGCGCGTGGCATCGGCTACGCGGTGGCGCAACGGGCGCTGAACTCGGGCGCCTCGGTCGCGCTATGGGACGTGGACGCCGAACGCCTCGCGCGCAGCCAGCGCGAGCTCAGCGAACTGGGCAAAGTCACGGCAGTCACCGTCGAACTCACGCAAGAGGCCGTCGTCGCCCAGGCCGTGGCGCAAACCGTCGCCGATCACGGCGCGATCGACGTGCTGATCAACTGCGCCGGCATTACCGGCGGCAACGGCACCACGTGGGAACTGGAGCCCGACGTCTGGCGCCGCGTGATCGACGTGAACCTGATCGGCCCGTATCTCACTTGCCGCGCAGTCGTGCCGCAGATGCTCAAGCAGGGCTATGGCCGGATCGTCAATATCGCGTCGGTGGCCGGCAAGGAAGGCAACCCGAATGCTTCGCACTACAGCGCCTCGAAGGCGGGGCTCATCGGCCTGACCAAATCGCTCGGTAAAGAACTCGCGACGAAGAACATTCTCGTCAATGCCGTCACGCCAGCCGCGGCCAAAACCGAAATTTTCGATTCGATGTCGCAGCAGCACATCGACTACATGCTCTCGAAGATTCCCATGAATCGTTTCCTGTTGCCCGAGGAAGCGGCATCGCTGATTCTGTGGCTCTCGTCCGAAGACTGCGCGTTCAGTACGGGCTCGGTATTCGACCTGTCCGGCGGTCGCGCAACGTACTGA
- the rhaM gene encoding L-rhamnose mutarotase: METIAFRMVLNPGMREEYERRHAQIWPELVDALHNAGVRDYRIFFDPDSHHLFAVLTRNSHHTMDELPQLDVMRKWWDYMADIMRTAPDHTPLQQALEPVFHLNSLS, translated from the coding sequence ATGGAAACAATCGCTTTCCGGATGGTGCTCAACCCCGGCATGCGCGAAGAATACGAACGACGTCACGCGCAAATCTGGCCTGAGCTGGTTGATGCATTGCACAACGCCGGTGTGCGCGACTATCGGATTTTCTTCGATCCGGACTCGCATCACCTCTTCGCCGTGCTGACGCGAAACAGCCATCACACCATGGACGAACTGCCGCAACTCGACGTCATGCGCAAATGGTGGGATTACATGGCCGACATCATGCGGACGGCCCCGGATCACACGCCGCTGCAGCAGGCGCTCGAACCGGTCTTTCATTTGAACTCGCTGAGTTGA
- a CDS encoding LysR family transcriptional regulator — protein sequence MSQPSATVALVNRLKFKHLALLVALDDARNLHQAAEAVNVAQPSASRMLGDIEEAFGFLLFERNARGMTPTPLGVVTLAYARRALAELTRFAEDLEVKRRGGHGQLTVGAIMGAAPDLLAMAVAALKTESPLLNVRILGETSDQVVQLLHRREVDLALGRLTSPVQHNDFSFEPLARETLLLVVRSVHPLAQRARLTLPELIDWPWVAQPVTSPARVLFEEELARAGLATPVNLTECASIFATLQLLENYDAVAMLPESVVRDHLRGKLLVALPLEIGKSLAGFGILTRKEEPLAEPALRFIDLLRGFSRKLARDDTAAAAPDSVIVSSAPVN from the coding sequence ATGAGCCAACCCTCTGCAACTGTCGCACTCGTCAACCGGCTCAAGTTCAAACACCTCGCACTGCTCGTCGCGCTCGACGACGCGCGCAATCTCCATCAGGCCGCCGAGGCCGTCAACGTGGCCCAGCCGAGCGCGAGCCGCATGCTCGGCGATATCGAAGAAGCGTTCGGCTTTCTGCTGTTCGAGCGCAACGCGCGCGGCATGACGCCCACCCCGCTCGGTGTGGTCACGCTGGCTTACGCGCGGCGCGCGCTGGCCGAGCTGACCCGTTTCGCCGAAGACCTCGAAGTCAAACGCCGCGGCGGTCACGGGCAGCTGACCGTCGGCGCGATCATGGGCGCCGCGCCCGATCTGCTGGCCATGGCGGTCGCCGCGCTGAAAACCGAAAGCCCGCTCCTGAACGTGCGCATTCTCGGCGAAACCAGCGACCAGGTCGTGCAATTGCTGCATCGCCGCGAAGTCGATCTGGCGCTCGGGCGATTGACCAGTCCGGTGCAACACAACGATTTCAGTTTCGAGCCGCTCGCGCGCGAGACCCTGTTGCTGGTGGTGCGGTCGGTGCATCCGCTCGCGCAGCGCGCGCGCCTTACCTTGCCTGAACTGATCGACTGGCCGTGGGTGGCGCAACCCGTCACCAGTCCGGCGCGCGTACTGTTCGAAGAGGAACTCGCGCGTGCGGGACTCGCGACGCCAGTGAACCTGACCGAATGCGCGTCGATCTTCGCTACGCTGCAATTGCTCGAGAATTACGATGCGGTGGCGATGCTGCCCGAGTCGGTGGTGCGGGATCATTTGCGCGGCAAGCTGCTCGTCGCACTGCCGCTCGAAATCGGCAAGAGCCTTGCCGGCTTCGGCATTCTCACGCGCAAGGAAGAACCGCTCGCCGAACCGGCGCTGCGCTTCATCGATCTGTTGCGCGGGTTCTCGCGCAAGCTCGCGCGCGACGACACCGCCGCGGCCGCTCCCGACTCCGTGATCGTGTCTTCGGCTCCGGTGAACTGA
- a CDS encoding MFS transporter: MDPHAPVSLEAINSKVMRRLLPFLLLMYVLAFLDRANIGFAQKALQHDTGLSNAAFAFGAGVFFIGYALFEVPSNLLLHRVGARAWMCRIMVTWGLVSAAMCLAHTPTAFYTLRFLLGVAEAGFFPGVIYYLTHWFPQSSRARAVGVFYFGAPLAFIFGSPLSGSLLELHGVLGLTGWQWLFLVEGVLASAVGVWAFWYLDNRPEDASWLEPQERASLRAALDDDALLASAHGPHRILAALVDRRVLLLSAIYLLIQMSVYGVIFYLPQQVAAFLGTTVGLRVGLVAALPWLCALAVTWYVPRRADRTGEHRRWAVALLIVAGLGIGVSGLVHSPLLGLLALCCAASGFIAAQPLFWTFPTRYLTGAAAAGGIALINSLGGLGGFIAPSLRTAAERAFSSTSAGLVVLGVSSLLAALMIGTLLRRDPAQPGATFETLLPRAR; encoded by the coding sequence ATGGATCCGCATGCGCCCGTTTCACTGGAGGCGATCAACAGCAAGGTGATGCGCCGGCTACTGCCGTTTCTGCTGCTGATGTACGTGCTGGCGTTTCTCGATCGCGCCAATATCGGTTTCGCGCAGAAGGCCTTGCAGCACGACACGGGTTTGTCGAATGCAGCGTTTGCCTTCGGTGCGGGCGTGTTTTTCATCGGCTATGCATTGTTCGAAGTCCCTAGCAATCTGCTGTTGCATCGGGTCGGTGCGCGTGCCTGGATGTGCCGGATCATGGTGACGTGGGGGCTCGTGTCGGCGGCGATGTGCCTTGCGCATACGCCCACTGCTTTCTACACGCTGCGGTTTTTGCTCGGCGTCGCCGAGGCGGGGTTCTTTCCCGGCGTGATCTATTACCTCACGCATTGGTTTCCGCAATCGTCCCGAGCGCGGGCGGTCGGCGTGTTTTATTTCGGTGCGCCGCTGGCGTTTATTTTCGGCAGCCCATTGTCGGGGTCGCTGCTCGAATTGCACGGCGTGCTGGGCCTGACAGGCTGGCAATGGCTCTTTCTGGTGGAAGGCGTGCTGGCATCGGCGGTGGGCGTGTGGGCTTTCTGGTATCTCGACAACCGTCCCGAAGACGCGAGTTGGCTCGAACCGCAAGAGCGCGCCAGCTTGCGCGCGGCTCTCGACGACGACGCACTGCTTGCGTCCGCCCACGGCCCGCATCGCATTCTCGCGGCGCTGGTGGATCGCCGTGTGTTGCTGCTGTCCGCGATCTATCTGCTGATCCAGATGAGCGTATACGGCGTGATCTTCTATCTGCCGCAACAGGTGGCGGCTTTCCTCGGCACGACGGTCGGTTTGCGCGTGGGTTTGGTCGCCGCGCTGCCGTGGCTGTGCGCGCTGGCCGTGACCTGGTACGTGCCGCGCCGCGCGGATCGCACGGGCGAGCATCGGCGTTGGGCGGTGGCGTTGCTGATCGTCGCGGGACTCGGCATTGGCGTGTCGGGACTCGTGCATAGCCCGCTGCTCGGCTTGCTCGCGCTGTGTTGTGCGGCGAGCGGTTTCATCGCGGCGCAGCCGCTCTTCTGGACCTTCCCCACGCGTTATCTCACAGGCGCCGCCGCGGCCGGCGGCATCGCATTGATCAATTCGCTCGGCGGACTCGGTGGCTTCATTGCGCCGAGCTTGCGCACCGCGGCGGAACGCGCGTTTTCGTCGACCTCGGCGGGACTGGTCGTGCTGGGCGTGTCGAGTCTGCTCGCCGCGCTCATGATCGGCACGCTATTGCGCCGCGATCCCGCCCAGCCGGGCGCGACTTTCGAAACCTTACTGCCTCGCGCCCGCTAG